From the Leptolyngbya sp. O-77 genome, one window contains:
- a CDS encoding transporter substrate-binding domain-containing protein → MAWDVRWKAAVWAVGCVLAVEGVGTGDSWAQTAQLSPVPSPMLAERSLRVGVKPIEPFVFAAEQGNPTGYSIDLWTAIAPQINAQTQYVVYDTTPELLDALRRGEVDVAIAGISITASREATGLDFSHPTYEAGLQLLVMRSQKSQVARLLDYLGGGRALQAVGRVLLSSIVVGFLIWLFERRHNSHFQHGPLAGIGQGIWFAVVTLGTFGYGDVTPVGLPGRIVAGLWMGVSFFILADFISAMTTARQQAAPVQSLSDLAGQPIGASQGTTADSFLQTKPVKRVPLADLEASLRALRSGEVVAIVIDRPVAEYLTVQEPDLVMAGDRLSQEHYGIALREGDDLREDINRALLTLQEKEYFEFLCRKWFGEPQQQ, encoded by the coding sequence GTGGCATGGGATGTCAGATGGAAGGCAGCAGTGTGGGCGGTCGGCTGTGTGCTGGCGGTGGAGGGGGTTGGCACAGGAGACAGTTGGGCCCAGACGGCTCAACTGTCTCCTGTGCCTTCGCCCATGCTGGCAGAGCGATCGCTCCGGGTGGGCGTAAAGCCGATTGAGCCGTTTGTGTTTGCCGCAGAGCAGGGCAACCCGACGGGCTATAGCATTGACCTGTGGACGGCGATCGCCCCCCAGATCAACGCCCAAACCCAGTATGTGGTCTATGACACTACGCCGGAACTGCTGGATGCCTTGCGCCGGGGCGAAGTCGATGTGGCGATCGCGGGCATTTCCATCACCGCCAGCCGAGAAGCCACAGGACTCGACTTTTCTCACCCCACCTATGAGGCCGGGCTGCAATTACTGGTGATGCGATCGCAAAAATCCCAGGTTGCTCGGCTGCTCGATTATCTAGGCGGCGGCAGAGCCTTGCAAGCGGTCGGACGTGTTTTGCTTAGCTCGATCGTTGTCGGATTTTTGATTTGGCTATTTGAACGGCGACACAATTCCCACTTTCAGCATGGGCCCCTAGCGGGCATCGGTCAAGGCATCTGGTTTGCCGTGGTGACGCTGGGCACTTTCGGCTATGGCGATGTCACGCCTGTGGGCCTACCGGGGCGCATTGTGGCGGGTCTCTGGATGGGGGTTAGCTTTTTCATCCTGGCGGATTTTATCTCGGCGATGACGACTGCCCGCCAGCAGGCCGCTCCGGTGCAAAGCCTGAGCGACCTTGCCGGACAGCCCATCGGTGCAAGCCAGGGCACAACTGCCGATTCGTTTTTGCAGACCAAACCCGTGAAGCGGGTGCCGCTGGCGGATTTAGAAGCCTCGCTGAGGGCATTGCGGTCGGGCGAAGTGGTGGCAATTGTGATAGACCGTCCTGTGGCAGAATACCTGACGGTTCAAGAGCCTGACCTGGTGATGGCGGGCGATCGCCTCAGCCAGGAACACTACGGCATTGCCCTGAGGGAAGGCGACGACCTCCGCGAAGACATCAACCGCGCCCTGCTAACCCTGCAAGAAAAGGAATACTTCGAGTTTTTGTGCCGCAAATGGTTTGGAGAGCCGCAGCAGCAGTGA
- a CDS encoding glycosyltransferase has translation MKILFLDQSGKPGGAELCLLDIAAPYRETCRVALFADGSFKTLLEQRQIPVQVLMQDGLRVRKESGLRQGLMSLKQLAPLIGRVAKLARDYDLIYANTQKALVVGAIASFLTRRPLVYHLHDILSLDHFSPTNRRIAVALANRAALVIANSQASRQALIDAGAKGDRTVVIYNGFQPDLYRQPAQDRETLRRAWGLENSFVVGHFSRLSPWKGQHVLLEALAACPLSVAAVLVGEALFGEEGYAKQLWRQVEALGLGDRVRFLGFQSDVVSLMHACDLIAHTSTAPEPFGRVVVEGMLCGRPVVAADAGGVRELIDPEKTGWLTSPGDAVALAAAIQQCFQQPETGGRRAIAAQSFASHRFHIDHVNAEIHAQLQHLLAGIA, from the coding sequence ATGAAAATTCTGTTTCTCGACCAAAGCGGCAAACCAGGCGGCGCGGAGCTTTGCCTGCTCGACATCGCTGCGCCCTATCGGGAAACCTGCCGAGTGGCCCTGTTTGCCGACGGTTCGTTCAAAACTCTGCTGGAGCAGCGCCAGATCCCGGTGCAAGTGCTGATGCAGGACGGGCTGCGAGTCCGCAAAGAAAGCGGGCTGCGGCAAGGCTTGATGAGCCTAAAGCAGCTTGCACCGCTGATCGGTCGTGTGGCGAAGCTGGCGCGAGATTATGACCTGATTTACGCCAATACGCAAAAAGCGCTGGTGGTGGGGGCGATCGCCAGCTTTCTGACCCGCCGCCCGCTGGTCTATCACCTGCATGACATCCTCTCGCTTGACCACTTCAGCCCCACCAACCGCCGCATCGCCGTAGCGCTGGCCAATCGGGCCGCGCTGGTGATTGCCAATTCCCAAGCCAGTCGGCAGGCGCTCATCGACGCAGGCGCAAAGGGCGATCGCACGGTTGTGATCTACAACGGCTTCCAACCCGACCTCTATCGCCAACCTGCTCAAGACCGCGAGACGCTGCGACGAGCCTGGGGGCTAGAGAATTCCTTTGTGGTCGGGCATTTTAGTCGATTGTCGCCGTGGAAAGGGCAGCATGTGCTGCTCGAGGCGCTGGCAGCGTGCCCGCTGTCGGTCGCCGCTGTGCTGGTGGGTGAGGCGCTGTTTGGCGAAGAAGGGTATGCGAAACAATTGTGGCGGCAGGTCGAGGCGCTGGGGCTGGGCGATCGCGTCCGGTTCTTGGGTTTCCAGTCCGACGTGGTCTCGCTAATGCACGCCTGTGACCTGATCGCCCACACCTCTACCGCCCCGGAACCCTTTGGGCGCGTTGTGGTGGAAGGAATGCTCTGTGGTCGCCCGGTCGTTGCCGCCGACGCAGGCGGCGTGAGGGAATTGATTGATCCAGAAAAAACGGGCTGGCTTACGTCGCCGGGTGATGCCGTTGCGCTGGCCGCTGCGATACAGCAGTGTTTCCAGCAGCCAGAAACAGGAGGGCGGAGGGCGATCGCCGCCCAATCTTTCGCCAGCCACCGCTTTCACATTGACCACGTAAATGCCGAGATCCACGCTCAGTTGCAGCACCTACTGGCAGGAATAGCGTGA
- the nblS gene encoding two-component system sensor histidine kinase NblS: MAPGTVRILAHLAFWVDSAALLNLLKQLQDIIRRWWLEFTLQTKLMAIGTLMVSLLMSGLTFWAVNSIQQDARLNDTRFGSDLGLLLSANVAPLVGENNLTELARFSQRFYSSTSSVRYMLYADADGEIFFGIPYSQSEVQNSLTIRRRMQLPENFNPALEYPMVRQHLTPDGEVTDVFVPLNYNGKYLGVLAIGTNPNPTVVTSSHLTRDVTIAVFVSIWVMVILGAVFNALQITKPIKELLVGVKNIAAGNFKQRIDLPFGGELGELILNFNEMAERLERYEEQNIEELTAEKAKLETLVSTIADGAVLLDSDMDVILVNPTARRLFGWDNTPDLLGQPVLNLLPEPVKAALSQPLQEITQEGLSSDMLRDRAESEFTIAVPEPVNRTLRVLLNTVLDQSRENVKGIAITVQDITREVELNEAKSQFISNVSHELRTPLFNIKSFIETLHEYGEDLSNDEKREFLETANRETDRLTRLVNDVLDLSRLESSKRYHFEAIDLTQPIEQTLRTHQLNARDKAIELVQDVEPHLPTVLGNYDLLLQVLNNLLGNALKFTQAGGRIAVRAYAMGCEPEHPHLATCVRVEVSDTGIGIDAEDQSCIFDRFFRVENRVHTLEGTGLGLSIVRNIIEKHHSRVHLVSEVGVGTTFWFDLPVFQKDTPLLDGALNNGKTIDSTATQSLEPQVAK; the protein is encoded by the coding sequence ATGGCTCCTGGTACTGTTAGAATCCTTGCTCATCTTGCATTCTGGGTAGATAGTGCGGCTTTGCTAAATCTGCTAAAGCAACTCCAAGACATCATTCGCCGCTGGTGGTTGGAATTTACGCTCCAGACCAAGCTAATGGCGATCGGCACGCTGATGGTGTCGCTGCTGATGAGCGGGCTGACCTTTTGGGCCGTGAACTCGATCCAGCAGGATGCGCGGCTCAACGACACGCGCTTTGGCAGCGACCTGGGCTTGTTGCTGTCGGCCAACGTCGCGCCGCTGGTGGGCGAAAACAACCTGACGGAACTGGCTCGTTTCTCCCAGCGCTTCTACAGCAGCACCTCCAGCGTCCGCTACATGCTCTACGCCGATGCCGATGGCGAAATTTTCTTCGGCATCCCCTATTCCCAGTCCGAGGTGCAAAACTCGCTCACCATCCGTCGCCGGATGCAGCTTCCCGAAAACTTTAACCCGGCGCTGGAATATCCGATGGTGCGCCAACACCTCACGCCGGATGGAGAAGTGACGGATGTCTTCGTGCCGCTGAACTACAACGGCAAGTATCTGGGCGTTTTAGCCATTGGCACAAACCCGAACCCCACCGTGGTCACGTCCTCTCACCTGACGCGAGACGTGACAATTGCCGTTTTCGTGTCCATCTGGGTGATGGTGATCTTGGGGGCGGTGTTTAACGCGCTGCAAATCACCAAGCCAATCAAGGAACTGCTGGTGGGTGTGAAAAACATTGCCGCCGGGAATTTTAAGCAGCGCATCGACCTGCCCTTTGGCGGAGAACTGGGCGAACTGATTCTGAACTTCAACGAAATGGCGGAGCGGCTGGAGCGCTACGAAGAGCAAAACATCGAAGAACTGACCGCTGAAAAGGCCAAGCTGGAAACGCTGGTGTCTACGATTGCCGATGGGGCGGTGCTGCTCGATTCCGATATGGATGTGATTTTGGTGAACCCCACGGCACGCCGCCTGTTTGGCTGGGACAACACGCCGGATTTGCTGGGGCAGCCCGTGCTAAACCTCCTGCCGGAGCCAGTCAAAGCAGCCCTCAGCCAGCCGCTGCAAGAGATTACGCAGGAAGGGCTATCGTCAGACATGCTGCGCGATCGCGCTGAATCAGAGTTCACCATCGCCGTGCCAGAACCCGTCAACCGGACGCTGCGGGTGCTGCTGAATACGGTGCTGGATCAGTCCCGCGAAAATGTGAAAGGCATCGCCATCACGGTGCAGGACATCACCCGCGAGGTGGAGCTAAACGAAGCCAAAAGCCAGTTCATCAGCAACGTATCGCACGAATTGCGAACCCCGCTGTTTAACATCAAGTCGTTCATCGAAACGCTGCATGAGTATGGCGAAGACCTAAGCAACGACGAGAAGCGGGAATTCCTGGAAACGGCAAACCGGGAAACCGATCGCCTGACGCGCCTGGTCAACGACGTGCTGGATCTATCGCGTCTGGAGTCTAGCAAGCGCTATCACTTCGAGGCGATCGACCTGACGCAGCCCATCGAGCAGACCCTCCGCACCCATCAGCTCAACGCCCGCGACAAGGCAATCGAACTGGTGCAGGATGTGGAGCCACACCTGCCGACGGTGCTAGGCAACTATGACCTGTTGCTGCAAGTGCTGAATAACCTGCTGGGCAACGCGCTGAAATTTACCCAGGCCGGCGGGCGCATCGCAGTTCGCGCCTACGCGATGGGCTGCGAACCGGAGCATCCCCACTTGGCAACCTGCGTGCGTGTGGAGGTGTCGGATACGGGCATTGGCATCGACGCTGAAGATCAGTCCTGCATCTTCGATCGCTTCTTCCGGGTGGAGAACCGGGTTCACACGCTGGAGGGCACAGGTCTGGGGCTGTCCATCGTGCGGAATATCATCGAAAAGCACCATAGCCGCGTGCATCTGGTGAGCGAAGTCGGCGTGGGGACAACCTTCTGGTTCGATCTGCCCGTGTTCCAGAAGGACACGCCGCTGCTGGATGGGGCGCTGAATAATGGCAAGACCATTGATTCTACTGCCACCCAGTCGCTAGAACCACAGGTGGCGAAATGA
- the mutY gene encoding A/G-specific adenine glycosylase encodes MLIVGDIAELRRSLLIWYADHARELPWRHSRDPYAIWISEIMLQQTQVKTVIPYYERWLTQFPTVTALAAAEQTQVLKAWEGLGYYARARNLHRAAQVIVEQHGGQFPADLATALTLPGIGRTTAGGILSVAFNQPVPILDGNVKRVLARLLALAVPPGRALAALWQASEAILDPQRPRDFNQALMDLGATCCTPRNPACLRCPWQPYCLAHQRNMQNELPIAETRAPLPHKQIGVAVIWNEQGHILIDRRKPEGLLGGLWEFPGGKIEPGETVQDCIRREIREELGIEIEVGDRLMVIDHAYTHFRVTLNVYHCRHLSGHPQPIECDEVRWVTAAELDQFPFPKANLQIIEAIRAANA; translated from the coding sequence ATGCTGATCGTTGGGGATATTGCAGAACTGCGGCGATCGCTCTTGATTTGGTACGCCGACCACGCCCGCGAGCTGCCCTGGCGACACAGCCGCGACCCCTATGCCATCTGGATTTCGGAGATCATGCTCCAGCAAACCCAGGTAAAAACGGTAATCCCCTACTACGAGCGCTGGCTGACGCAGTTTCCCACTGTGACTGCCCTAGCCGCCGCCGAGCAAACCCAAGTCCTCAAAGCCTGGGAAGGGCTAGGCTACTACGCTCGCGCCCGCAATCTGCATCGTGCTGCCCAGGTGATCGTCGAGCAACACGGCGGCCAGTTTCCCGCTGACCTGGCCACGGCGCTTACCCTCCCCGGCATTGGGCGCACCACCGCTGGGGGCATCCTCAGTGTCGCATTTAACCAACCCGTGCCCATTTTGGATGGTAATGTGAAGCGAGTGCTGGCGCGGCTGCTGGCGCTGGCAGTGCCGCCTGGTCGCGCTCTGGCTGCACTCTGGCAAGCGTCGGAAGCCATCCTCGATCCGCAGCGTCCACGAGATTTTAACCAAGCGCTCATGGATCTGGGCGCGACCTGCTGCACCCCGCGCAACCCCGCTTGCCTGCGCTGCCCCTGGCAACCCTACTGTCTTGCCCATCAGCGAAACATGCAGAACGAATTGCCCATTGCCGAAACTCGCGCCCCGCTGCCCCACAAGCAAATCGGCGTGGCCGTCATCTGGAACGAGCAGGGACACATCCTGATCGATCGGCGCAAGCCCGAAGGACTGCTAGGCGGGCTGTGGGAATTTCCGGGCGGCAAGATCGAGCCGGGCGAAACGGTGCAAGACTGTATCCGCCGCGAAATTCGGGAAGAATTGGGCATTGAAATTGAAGTGGGCGATCGCCTAATGGTTATCGACCACGCCTACACCCATTTCCGCGTCACGCTGAATGTCTATCACTGCCGCCACCTCAGTGGCCACCCCCAGCCCATCGAATGCGACGAGGTGCGCTGGGTGACAGCGGCAGAGCTAGACCAGTTTCCCTTTCCCAAGGCCAACCTGCAAATTATCGAGGCAATTCGAGCAGCAAACGCTTAG
- a CDS encoding DUF760 domain-containing protein, translating to MNNASNKISELFGDGAESGNLLWQYVQSMSPETVAQLSKPGSQEVFQVMERNIIGLLGGLPSEHFDVSITTSRENLGRLLASAMMSGYFLRNAEQRMAFERSLQDVPEVG from the coding sequence GTGAACAATGCGTCTAACAAAATCTCAGAGCTGTTTGGCGATGGTGCAGAATCGGGAAATCTGCTCTGGCAGTATGTTCAATCCATGAGTCCTGAGACGGTCGCTCAACTCTCCAAGCCTGGGTCTCAGGAAGTGTTTCAGGTCATGGAGCGCAATATCATTGGACTGCTAGGTGGCTTACCCTCTGAGCATTTTGATGTGTCGATTACGACCAGCCGCGAGAACTTGGGTCGCTTGCTGGCCTCAGCAATGATGAGCGGCTACTTTCTCCGCAACGCCGAGCAGCGCATGGCGTTTGAGCGATCGCTCCAAGATGTGCCCGAAGTCGGCTAG
- a CDS encoding RidA family protein, which translates to MREVIRTEAAPAPVGPYSQAIAAQGRLVFVAGQIPLHPETGAIVGEEVSTQTEQVLANLEAILKAAGATFADVVKTTVFLADMNDFGAMNSVYTRVFDEATAPARACVEVARLPKDVRVEIECIAVVNP; encoded by the coding sequence ATGCGGGAAGTGATTCGGACAGAGGCGGCTCCGGCTCCGGTGGGGCCCTATAGTCAGGCGATCGCCGCTCAGGGGCGACTGGTGTTTGTCGCAGGGCAGATTCCCCTGCATCCCGAAACGGGGGCGATCGTGGGCGAAGAGGTGTCTACCCAGACGGAGCAAGTGCTGGCAAATCTGGAGGCGATTTTGAAGGCAGCGGGCGCGACGTTTGCCGATGTGGTCAAGACGACGGTTTTCCTAGCTGATATGAATGACTTTGGGGCTATGAATAGCGTGTATACTCGCGTCTTTGACGAGGCGACGGCTCCGGCGCGGGCCTGCGTGGAGGTAGCGCGGCTGCCCAAGGATGTGCGCGTAGAAATCGAGTGTATTGCGGTTGTGAATCCCTGA
- a CDS encoding NUDIX domain-containing protein has protein sequence MSYRNPVPTVDIIIELMDRPYRPIVLIERLNPPFGWALPGGFVDYGESVEDAAEREAAEETGLQVKLTEQFQVYSDPQRDPRLHTLSVVFLATAKGNPFAGDDAKNLGVFEIWDLPSNLCFDHDRILRDYRYFREHGLRPKLG, from the coding sequence GTGAGCTACAGGAATCCCGTTCCCACCGTAGATATCATCATTGAACTCATGGATCGGCCCTACCGACCCATTGTGCTAATCGAACGGCTAAACCCGCCCTTTGGCTGGGCCCTGCCGGGGGGCTTTGTGGACTATGGCGAGTCGGTAGAGGATGCTGCGGAGCGCGAGGCCGCTGAGGAAACCGGGCTGCAAGTCAAGCTGACGGAGCAGTTTCAAGTGTATTCTGACCCACAGCGCGACCCCCGGCTCCACACTCTCAGCGTCGTGTTTCTGGCAACGGCCAAGGGCAACCCCTTTGCAGGCGACGATGCCAAAAATCTGGGCGTGTTTGAGATTTGGGACTTACCCAGCAATTTGTGCTTTGACCATGACCGGATCTTGCGAGATTATCGCTATTTTCGGGAGCATGGGCTGCGGCCAAAGTTGGGATAG
- a CDS encoding PleD family two-component system response regulator — MRTVLIVDDSQTLRQMLLELLQGNGMQVMEATNGIEAKAMIQSNAPDLVITDLIMPEMNGYELCRWIKNDPAAQKIPVLICSTKSEEFDRYWGMKQGADAYITKPFHPPELLKTVRQLLQGHR, encoded by the coding sequence ATGAGAACCGTGTTGATTGTGGACGACAGCCAAACGTTGCGGCAAATGCTTTTGGAATTGCTTCAGGGCAACGGAATGCAGGTCATGGAGGCTACCAACGGCATTGAAGCCAAGGCAATGATCCAATCCAACGCACCGGATCTGGTCATCACTGACCTGATCATGCCGGAGATGAATGGCTACGAGCTTTGTCGCTGGATCAAAAACGACCCCGCCGCTCAAAAAATTCCCGTCCTCATCTGCTCGACTAAAAGCGAAGAATTTGACCGCTACTGGGGCATGAAGCAGGGCGCAGATGCCTACATCACTAAGCCTTTTCACCCGCCAGAGTTGCTCAAGACCGTCAGGCAACTGCTCCAGGGCCACCGCTAG
- the psbV gene encoding photosystem II cytochrome c-550: protein MLKRYVWLVVGIALFIFQVVGGAAIAAELDAATRTVPLNAAGDTITLTQKQVADGKRLFNYACGQCHVGGITKTDPNVGLDPETLALATPPRTNIEALVDYMNNPTTYDGQTEISELHPSTKSTDIFPKMRNLTQDDLKVIAGHILIQPKVVGAKWGGGKIYY, encoded by the coding sequence GTGCTTAAGAGATACGTCTGGCTAGTTGTAGGGATAGCCCTTTTTATCTTCCAGGTTGTCGGTGGGGCTGCGATCGCCGCTGAACTCGACGCTGCGACGCGCACCGTGCCTCTCAATGCGGCAGGAGACACGATTACACTCACGCAAAAGCAGGTTGCAGACGGCAAACGCCTGTTTAACTATGCCTGTGGTCAGTGTCACGTCGGCGGCATCACCAAAACCGACCCTAACGTAGGGCTAGATCCCGAAACCCTGGCGCTGGCGACACCCCCGCGCACCAACATCGAAGCTCTGGTGGATTATATGAACAATCCCACCACCTATGATGGACAGACCGAAATTTCGGAACTGCACCCCAGCACCAAGAGTACCGACATCTTCCCCAAGATGCGGAACCTGACCCAAGATGACCTGAAGGTGATTGCAGGACACATCCTAATTCAGCCTAAGGTGGTGGGAGCCAAGTGGGGCGGCGGTAAGATTTACTATTAA
- a CDS encoding WD40 repeat domain-containing protein, with translation MSGLGSNRRRWRAVQVSVVLGAWLLGGWLFYGNTVSLVEGWGSLRMLEPQLPAASMLMIPESNREIARNQGLMEAADTFWNEAGDRWQQLFQVWLPPNLSPVGDSIKPGKQSGKPPGKPPGKPPDKSPDQPGDRLTLADLARPVAAPATPLPSLNLPAPWSATPTEEGLGRSLAIFGDNRRAVWDVAFSPDQAHLATASTDGAVRFWNLNGGLVETFEGHRRAVWSVSFRPDGKWLASAGADGTARIWELPASLKADPT, from the coding sequence ATGAGCGGTTTGGGTTCCAACCGACGACGCTGGCGGGCGGTGCAGGTTTCGGTCGTCCTGGGCGCTTGGCTATTGGGCGGCTGGTTGTTCTATGGCAATACCGTTTCACTAGTCGAGGGTTGGGGTTCTCTGCGGATGCTAGAGCCACAATTGCCAGCCGCCTCAATGCTGATGATTCCGGAGAGCAATCGGGAGATCGCCAGGAATCAGGGGTTGATGGAGGCGGCCGATACTTTCTGGAACGAGGCGGGCGATCGCTGGCAGCAGTTGTTTCAAGTCTGGTTGCCCCCTAACCTCTCGCCAGTGGGCGACTCGATTAAGCCGGGCAAACAGTCAGGTAAACCACCAGGTAAGCCACCAGGTAAACCACCAGATAAATCGCCAGATCAACCGGGCGATCGCCTGACGCTAGCAGATTTGGCGCGTCCTGTTGCTGCGCCTGCTACACCATTGCCCAGTTTGAACCTGCCTGCGCCGTGGTCAGCGACTCCGACCGAAGAGGGACTAGGGCGATCGCTCGCCATCTTTGGGGACAATCGACGCGCCGTGTGGGACGTTGCCTTTAGCCCAGATCAAGCGCATCTCGCCACCGCCAGCACCGATGGCGCGGTTCGCTTCTGGAACCTGAATGGTGGACTTGTGGAAACCTTTGAGGGACATCGCCGTGCAGTCTGGAGTGTTAGCTTTCGTCCCGATGGCAAATGGCTAGCCTCCGCCGGGGCAGACGGCACCGCTCGGATTTGGGAACTGCCCGCGTCGCTCAAGGCAGACCCTACCTGA
- a CDS encoding DUF924 family protein, with translation MPPSPSSLLDFWFGAPDATDRSYEQRRKLWFTKKNKTDEQMRDRFLALYEQAARGDLDEWQGEPRSCLALVLLLDQIPRNIFRNTPKAFATDAKALAVSQGAIARGLDQALNPLERLFLYLPLEHSENLAHQQQCVDLMQKLAAIAPELHDPYDYALRHRDIIQRFGRFPHRNHILGRRSTPEEVEFLKQPGSSF, from the coding sequence ATGCCTCCTTCACCCAGCAGCCTTCTAGACTTTTGGTTTGGTGCGCCCGACGCGACAGACCGCAGCTACGAGCAGCGTCGCAAGCTGTGGTTTACCAAAAAAAACAAAACAGACGAACAGATGCGCGATCGCTTCCTGGCGCTCTATGAGCAGGCCGCCAGGGGCGACCTGGACGAGTGGCAGGGGGAACCGCGTTCCTGTCTGGCGCTGGTGCTACTGCTAGATCAGATTCCGCGTAATATCTTTCGCAACACGCCCAAAGCCTTTGCCACGGACGCAAAGGCACTGGCGGTGAGCCAGGGGGCGATCGCCCGTGGGCTGGATCAGGCGCTGAATCCGCTGGAGCGGCTGTTTCTCTACCTACCGCTGGAACATAGCGAAAACCTGGCGCACCAGCAGCAGTGTGTAGACTTGATGCAAAAGCTAGCGGCGATCGCCCCCGAACTCCACGACCCCTATGACTATGCTTTGCGCCACCGCGACATCATCCAGCGCTTCGGCCGCTTTCCCCATCGCAATCACATTCTGGGGCGACGCTCCACGCCAGAAGAAGTCGAATTTCTCAAGCAGCCCGGTTCGTCATTCTAG
- a CDS encoding N-acetylmuramoyl-L-alanine amidase: MATWIKETDSAIYLMEGGYYLERIFKKPRANGEKELNIRPMHEWFKRADAPGGMVVAVGVPGPEPQPKPGTGHEGGGSGGMPKPQVTFIPAHPSNYRARREGFKINSIVFHNTVAPVQSAINTFQSSTSQVSAHYIIDRSGEIIQMVQDDYCAFHAGNKDVNDRSIGIEHEATPAQKGFTPAQEKASITLIRYLLDAYGIPKANIVTHRSVRPTQCPSLIFGTDPEFQQWVMRNF, from the coding sequence ATGGCAACCTGGATCAAAGAAACCGACTCTGCCATTTATCTGATGGAAGGTGGCTACTATCTGGAGCGAATTTTCAAAAAGCCCCGCGCCAATGGCGAAAAGGAACTCAACATTCGCCCCATGCACGAATGGTTTAAGCGAGCCGACGCGCCGGGGGGCATGGTGGTGGCGGTCGGCGTGCCCGGGCCAGAACCCCAGCCCAAGCCAGGAACCGGCCACGAAGGCGGCGGCTCTGGCGGAATGCCTAAACCCCAGGTGACGTTTATTCCGGCGCACCCGTCCAACTATCGCGCTCGCCGCGAAGGGTTCAAGATTAACAGCATTGTGTTTCACAACACGGTGGCTCCGGTGCAAAGCGCCATCAACACCTTCCAAAGCTCGACCTCGCAGGTGTCGGCGCACTACATCATCGACCGCTCTGGCGAAATTATCCAGATGGTGCAGGACGACTACTGCGCCTTTCATGCAGGCAATAAGGATGTGAATGATCGCTCGATCGGCATTGAACACGAAGCCACGCCTGCACAAAAGGGCTTTACGCCTGCCCAAGAAAAGGCCAGCATTACGCTGATTCGGTATTTACTGGATGCCTATGGGATTCCTAAGGCAAATATCGTGACCCATCGCAGCGTGCGGCCGACCCAGTGCCCCAGCCTAATTTTTGGGACAGACCCAGAGTTTCAGCAGTGGGTGATGCGAAATTTCTAG